TATGTCGAGGTTAGCAGCAGCACAGAGATAGCTTTGGATAGTTCTGCTGTAACTGCCTATTTTATGCACAGCGATGTTCAACCTATCGGACAGCTTAAAACATCCTCTGAATTGATTAACAAACTATGGAAAGCGACCAACAATGCCTATTTATCGAATTTGATGGGCTATCCTACAGACTGCCCGCAACGCGAAAAAAATGGTTGGACAGGGGATGGTCACCTCGCGATTGAAACTGCCCTGTATAATTTTGACGGTATTACAGTTTATGAAAAATGGCTGGCCGATCATCGTGACGAGCAACAAAAGAATGGCGTATTACCAGATATTATTCCAACGGGTGGATGGGGGTATGGTACTGCAAATGGTCTTGACTGGACAAGCACCATCGCTATTATCCCCTGGCAGATCTATCAGTTTTATGGTGATCCGCGCGCATTGGAAGAATGCTACGATAATATTAAACGCTATGTGGATTATGTAGACGGCATCAGCCCTTCTGGACTTACCACTTTTGGACGCGGAGATTGGGTGCCTGTTAAGGCTCAGTCCAATCTGGAACTGACGTCATCTGTTTATTACTATGCTGATGCGACCATTTTGGCTGCAGCGGCAAAGTTGTTTGGAAAAACGGCAGACCATCAAAAGTATGATCAACTTAGTAAAAGAATTAAGAAGGCGATTAATGCGAGATTTTTGAATGTTTCTAATGGAATTTATAACAATGGAACACAGACGGAATTGAGTGTACCGCTCTATTGGGGAGTTGTACCGGAAGAAATGAAAGCGAGGGTGGCGGCCAATCTAAATAGGAAAGTTGAAGAGGCTAACTTTCACTTAGACGTGGGCGTATTGGGGGCAAAAGCTTTATTAAATGCATTGAAAGATAATGGGTATGGGGTGACCGCGTATAAAGTTGCGGTACAAGATACCTATCCGTCCTGGGGATGGTGGATTGTCAATGGGGCGACTACATTGCTAGAGAACTGGGATTTAAAAGCAACTCGGGATATTTCGGACAACCACATGATGTTTGGTGAAATTGGTGGCTGGTTCTTTAAATCTATCGGCGGGATTCTTCCTGATCCCGAACAACCTGGATTCAAAAACATCCTGTTGAAGCCTATTTTTCCTCAGGAATTGAAAGAATCATCGATTTCTTACGAATCACCCTATGGTAAAATTTTATCTCATTGGAAATTAAGTGGTAATAAGATTGTATATGATGTTCAGATACCTCCAAATGCGACTGCGACATTTTATCCTCCAACGAATGTAAGCAATGGTAATATCATTGCATTAAAGGCTGGTAAACATCGGTTTGAATTGGAGCTCAAGTAACATTTTAGTGGTATCAATCCTATTGTATTTGTTTGATGCCAATAAAAATATTTTATATTTGGAAGATATACGTGTAACGATTTCACCTTTTTAAAATCATCTTCCACTATAGGGAATGGAGTCAATCGTATCAAAATGAAATTTTCATCTTTTGGAAACTTGTCGTCATTAGGTGCAACTAAAAATAGAATAGATTTAAAGGTATCGTTTGTTGGGTAAATTGACTGTATAAGTTATTAACATGACGAGGACAGGGATACTAGCTAGATAATTTATAAAATGGATACAAAATATCAAATAATTGATACAGCAAAATGGAAGCGAAGAGAGCATTTCGAGATTTACCGTGGGGATGTAAAATGTGGATTTAGCCTCACAGTTAAGCTCGATATATCGGCGGTGGTCCAATTTGTAAAAATGCGCGATTATAAGTTCTATCCTGTCATAATTTATCTCCTTTCGAGAGCAGTGAACCAACATGATGAATTTAAAATGGCAATGAGAGGTAGCGAATTAATTTGTTGGGACAGGGTTGACCCTATTTACACCATACTGCATAAAGAAGCAGAAACTTTTTCGGCGTTGTCAGTAGGATATCAGGAACACTTAGCCTCTTTCCTGCAGGATTACAAGCATGTTCTTGAAAAATGCAGTGATAGCAAGCTATTTTTTCCTGAAAAACCGCCAGAAAATCATTTTAATATTTCTGCTCTTCCGTGGATTCATTTTGATAGTTTCAATCTTAATGTTGCAGATTTTAGCAATTATTTTTCACCAACATTTACGATTGGAAAATAAAAGATTGAAGGAGATAAGGCACTAATGCCATTGGCTATACAGGTACATCATGCCGTATGTGATGGTCTGCATGTTGCTAAGTTTATTGATACGCTTGAGGCACTTTTTCAGGACGTCGCGTCTTTTTAGTTGAACGAAACTCGACATCCCATAGGGTTATTTCAGTCGCATATAGTTTAATAGTATTCTTCGTTTACTAGTTGTAAATTTTTTTTTTATTTTTTTTGTATATTTAGTATATTTTTAAACCAAATAATCTTCCCATTGTTATTTTAATAGTATGCTGGCAATGGGCATCAAATTGGATTTTGAAATTTAGATTCAAATGAAATATACATTATATAGGGAACAACAATTAGCTTGCGATATAGCACGCGCTTGGACTTTTTTTTCATCTCCACAGAATCTTGCTCAGATAACACCTAAAGACATGGGTTTTGTGGTTGTTTCGGAATTTAATGGCGAAGAAATTGTAGAGGGTATGGTCATCGATTATTTAGTATCTCCAATTTTTCGAATTCCGTTAAAGTGGAAGACCAAAATAACGCAAGTGGAAAAGTATAAGAGTTTTACTGATTTTCAATTAAAGGGGCCTTATCGATTTTGGAATCATTTTCATGAATTTATTCCAAATGAAAAAGGCGTGTTGATGAAAGATACTGTTGAGTATGAATTGCCCTTCGGAATATTGGGTACAGTTGCGCACGGTATGTTTGTCAAAAAGAAATTAAATCAAATTTTTGATTATCGTTATGAGATTCTAGAAGAGCTATTTAATCGTCATAAAAAGGTATGATAGCTACTCTTTAATCGCTTATCGATCGGTTATAAACTACTAAATTAGCCCTTATTAACATTATTTTACAGCTTATATAATGAAAAAAATCTACCAAATAGTCAATGCAGTTGTTTTCGTCATTACTGTAGTTATCAATTACTTATCCAATACCGGTATTTTTAACGGAGAAACGATGGCAACGATATCAGCTAAGTATCAAAACCTTTTTACACCGGCTGGGTATGCTTTCTCCATTTGGGGCTTGATATATCTGGGCTTGTTAGGGTTTGTGGTCTATTTTGGCCCATTATTAAAACTGACAAGAGAAAAGGAAGAGGTGATCTTAAAAGTAGGGTGGTGGTTTTTGGTCTCTTGTTTGGCAAATTGTTTATGGGTGATTACCTGGTTGTATGACTATACGTCTGTGACCATTTTTTTGATGCTCCTGCTGTTTGTATCGTTGTTGCGAATAGTTGAAAATACTCGGACTATTGCTTTTCAATCAAACCTCAAAAAACTTGTCTTTTTAAAGCTGCCTTTCCATCTGTATGCCGGGTGGATTTCTGTCGCTTTAATTGCCGACGCTGCGGCCTATCTTACAAAGATCGGTTGGGACGGGTTTGGGTTATCTGCAACGCTATGGACAATTATCATGTTTGTAGTCGCGCTAATTATTCATTTACTAATGATTTGGCAACGTCGTATGCCCGTATTTGGACTTGTATCTGCCTGGGCTTTGATTGCAATTGCAGTGGCAAATAAGGGAACGAATAGCATCGTATATGCAGCGGCGATCGTCGTAGCCATTATTGTTCTGCTAAATGTGTTTGTCTATAGTATTCGATATCGTAAACAGCTATTATTCTAGTAGTTAAATGGTAACTAAGGCATGTTAGCATGACCTCGACCGATGTTTTGTCGGTCGAGGCTTGAGATTGTTTTATTAATTTTCAATTTTCTGCCTTATATTTTTCATCAGCAAGCAATTCTTCCACACAGATTTTGCCGAATTTGTCCGCGGCCAGCGGACTGTCTGCGGTAATCAGCTTCCGGTCAACATGACAATCGCCGCTAATTTTTTTATTTAAGATTTCAACCCCCAGCTGTTTAAGTTTCTCCCCATACAACCAAGGCATTTCTCCCGGCTGGTATCCACTTTGTGGAAGAATGAGATCCATTTCGTCAGGAAATGAATTGATTTTATATCCTTTATATGGAAAATCATTCTCACCAATACCTTGTGCAGCAGATAAGAGAGCTGCGGGCCCATGGCATATTGTCAGCATAAATTTATCTTCGGCTATTACCCATTTAATCAGCTCTTTTACATCGTTATTCTCGGGAAGGCCGAGCATTGCGCCATGTCCTCCGGGGATGAACACAGCGACATAGTCCACATAAGATTTGGTTGTGTCTGCTACAAAATCCTGGAGACTGTGTGGGTTTGAAAATTGTGTATTGTATTTTTCCAGAATTTTACCAATATGTTCGTCTTCATAAGGCATTGCCCACATCTCAAATTTTACAGTGCCGCCGGTTGGCGTATAGAAATCCACGTCAAATCCGGCTTGATCAAAATGAAGAATAGGTACGAGTGTTTCAACGGGATGATTGCCGGTAGAAAATTTCTTGCCATTTTTCATGGTCATATAACGTTCCTCCGTACAAAGCACAAGGATTTTTTTTCTTGTATCTTTGTTGCCTTCATCATATTTTTTCTTACTATAGTCGGTTTTTGTAGTGACCATTGCTTTTCTGGAAAAAAAAGAAGGCTCATAGCCCAGGCCGTCAAATACTGGCTCTTTGCTCAAATCTTTTGAAAATAATGACATAATGTATGTATTGTTTATGGTGTATAAATTAATCTTATTCATGCTACTATATGTTTCTGCCAGCTTATCGTTCTATTACTATCCAAAACGGCCTACACAGCGCTGTGGAGAAAATGACACATCTGCATGATCTTATAAGATAACAAATCTTGAGGCCATGCTGTTTTGTTTAAAAATTGATATGAATTTTAAATACATCAACACCAATCTATAACACATACAAAAGCTCTTTTTTAGTTTAATTTAATACTAATACTTTGTCCTAAATGTCTTTAAATTGATTTTTTCTGAAAATCATCAACTAATTTGGTTTATTATTAAACTATTTTGTTCGCTTGCTTGTTTGTAAATCAAAAGATTAAAAAATTATAATTATGAAATTCAACAAGAACATCAAACGACTCTCGAGTATGGCATCAGCCTTAATGGTATTCTCGATGATTACAGTGTCATGTAGTAAAGACGATGACAAGCAGATGGAAACAACAGGAACAATCTCTGCGATGGTATCCATGAACAAGGATTATTCCATATTAGCCTCTGCCGTGACAAAGGCTGGTCTGGGCGAAACACTTTCCTCAACAGGACCATTTACAGTATTTGCTCCAAATAATGCTGCTTTCGAAAGCTCAGGGATGACTTCGGCAGATATTAGTAGCATGTCTGCAGAAAGCTTGAAATCCGTTTTGTTGTATCATACATTATCCGCTAAAGTAGTTGCTTCTAGCGTACCCGCCGGTCCAAATGCGGAAGTAAAGACAGCAAACGGAAGCAATGTTTACGTTACTAAAAATAGTAAGGGTGTATTTGTCAATGGCTGGGCAGTAACAGCGCCAGATATGATGGCTACGAATGGTGTCATACATGGTATTTCTCATGTACTTATGCCCGCAACAAAAAACATTGTAGAACTTGCGACCGCTAATAGTGATCTATCTTTCTTAGTTGCTGCGGTGTTGAGAGCAAGTCAAGGAACTACAAATGTTGCTCAAGTGTTGAGTGGATCAGGGCCCTATACTGTTTTCGCGCCTACAAATCAGGCTTTTATAAACGCGGGTTTTACCACAATAGCTTCAATTAATCAAGCTGATCCCGCAGCGCTTACGAAGATTCTAACCTATCACGTTCTTTCAGCTAGGGCTTTCTCTTCTGATCTTTCAGATGGACAGATGCTAAGTACCTTAAACGGTGAAAAAATCACTGTGAAATTGTCTGGAAAGGCAATGCTTAAAGGTAAAAGTAATACCAGTGAGTCCACAATAACTGGCGTAAACATGCTGGCAACAAACGGTGTTGTCCATGTCATTGATCAAGTTCTTCTTCCTTAATTTAGCGTTATGCTAGATGCTAGTTTGGCCGCAGAGAATTTCATTCTTTGCGGCCAAACCATTTTATATGCAAGCTGTCCTTCTTGATTCGATTGTGTTGGGAATTCTCTGGAATGAAATCAGAACCCGATCTTTTTTAGATCGGCTATTGCTAAAAAATAGAATTCGATACATTTATAGAGTTGTGATTCTTAAGGAATAATTTATTGGAAAACCGAATACATATACAATCCGACTGGAGGCTATTTATAAGAAATTTGGTGAATAGCAATGCTCAACGGATCAGAATTTAGCGGTCACTGTGTATACTTTATAAGTAGTCTATTCATAATTGAAAGGATTTACACTAATTTCAATCATTAGATTCTCAAAATAGCAATAAAATCCGAATGTTTTTCTGATTTTTTTGGGCGCTGACTCAATTTTTAGTTCTTCGTTGTCTTTTAAAAGTTCAAAAATGTTCTGGACTGCAATTTCGTCGTCTTGATAAAACCCGATATGGAAATTCTTAGGATATTGTGGTAGATCTTTCTCATTGTTCAACTCTTGTCCCCAAATCACAACTACAAAATTATTATTATCCCTTAGTACCGCCATTTTACTATTGCGGTTGACCACTAAATTGAACTTGAAATTATCAGTCAATAAATTAACGGCTTTATCGACATCTTTTACGACAAGATTGATATGATTAATACTCATTGATTTGTTTGATTTTCAGACAAAGTTAGCGATCGGCTAATACACTCAATTGGATAAATCGGTCGTTTTCATTTTTATTGAGTATCGTTGGTTTTACACCTGAGAATTTCTTTACCTGTCGAATGAAATGGGATTGGTCCACATAATTGAGCTCCGGATAAAATATTCCCAATTTCAATTGTTTTAGAGAATTGGAAAAACGAATAATATTGATGTAAGATTTTAATGGAATCCCAAACCAGTGGTGGAAATAACGGTTCATCTGCCTGCTGCTCCAAATAACCTTATTAGACAATTCTTCTACTGTCGTTTCCCCTTTTGATCGGTAAATATGTTCGAATAGTTTTTTTTTCCTTACATCTATCTCGTTTTCAAATTGCTTTTCGAATATTTTACAGGCTTTCGTGTAAAAGTTTCCGAAATCTGAAAGATCATTTTTGCTAA
The genomic region above belongs to Sphingobacterium zeae and contains:
- a CDS encoding fasciclin domain-containing protein gives rise to the protein MKFNKNIKRLSSMASALMVFSMITVSCSKDDDKQMETTGTISAMVSMNKDYSILASAVTKAGLGETLSSTGPFTVFAPNNAAFESSGMTSADISSMSAESLKSVLLYHTLSAKVVASSVPAGPNAEVKTANGSNVYVTKNSKGVFVNGWAVTAPDMMATNGVIHGISHVLMPATKNIVELATANSDLSFLVAAVLRASQGTTNVAQVLSGSGPYTVFAPTNQAFINAGFTTIASINQADPAALTKILTYHVLSARAFSSDLSDGQMLSTLNGEKITVKLSGKAMLKGKSNTSESTITGVNMLATNGVVHVIDQVLLP
- a CDS encoding helix-turn-helix domain-containing protein, which translates into the protein MNLSKNALEYATLAPSPRLTAMVESIWMLKNHSDKIDEGIIIPDGKIDLFLLMEENNSFQIFISGVCDKPILKPPYPNSTMFAISFYPLAAEYIFKQPFDKLRNQTLVLPNDYLGFSKNDLSDFGNFYTKACKIFEKQFENEIDVRKKKLFEHIYRSKGETTVEELSNKVIWSSRQMNRYFHHWFGIPLKSYINIIRFSNSLKQLKLGIFYPELNYVDQSHFIRQVKKFSGVKPTILNKNENDRFIQLSVLADR
- a CDS encoding SRPBCC family protein → MKYTLYREQQLACDIARAWTFFSSPQNLAQITPKDMGFVVVSEFNGEEIVEGMVIDYLVSPIFRIPLKWKTKITQVEKYKSFTDFQLKGPYRFWNHFHEFIPNEKGVLMKDTVEYELPFGILGTVAHGMFVKKKLNQIFDYRYEILEELFNRHKKV
- a CDS encoding DJ-1/PfpI family protein, producing the protein MSLFSKDLSKEPVFDGLGYEPSFFSRKAMVTTKTDYSKKKYDEGNKDTRKKILVLCTEERYMTMKNGKKFSTGNHPVETLVPILHFDQAGFDVDFYTPTGGTVKFEMWAMPYEDEHIGKILEKYNTQFSNPHSLQDFVADTTKSYVDYVAVFIPGGHGAMLGLPENNDVKELIKWVIAEDKFMLTICHGPAALLSAAQGIGENDFPYKGYKINSFPDEMDLILPQSGYQPGEMPWLYGEKLKQLGVEILNKKISGDCHVDRKLITADSPLAADKFGKICVEELLADEKYKAEN
- a CDS encoding alpha-L-rhamnosidase, with the translated sequence MASTAYAQSENNCKAVQLTCEHLVNPLGIDASHPRLSWRLEDRRKGALQQAYQILLAQDSLELLHGAKAHWDSGKQLSSAMLVHYNGTELMPRTKYFWRVKVWDRDGISSVSAIASFETGMMGKDLWTGKWISDNKDINARNAPYFRTEFTIKKRIKSARAYVAAAGLYELSINGVRIGDHRLDPMYTRFDRRTLYVVEDVTGQLQQGANAIGVVLGNGWYNHQPLAVWNFHQAPWRARPTFCLELKIEYTDGTWETVVSDKQWKTATGPIIYNNIYTGEHYDARLDMPGWDKPKYDDSTWQAVQYRNGPSAHVVSQQMVPIRLVKSYKPKSVTKIDQRTYVFDMGQNMAGITKIKVKGAAGTMLHIKHGERLSADGRLDLSNIDVYYLGDKETEPFQTDILTLSGRDDEFMAKFGYKGFRYVEVSSSTEIALDSSAVTAYFMHSDVQPIGQLKTSSELINKLWKATNNAYLSNLMGYPTDCPQREKNGWTGDGHLAIETALYNFDGITVYEKWLADHRDEQQKNGVLPDIIPTGGWGYGTANGLDWTSTIAIIPWQIYQFYGDPRALEECYDNIKRYVDYVDGISPSGLTTFGRGDWVPVKAQSNLELTSSVYYYADATILAAAAKLFGKTADHQKYDQLSKRIKKAINARFLNVSNGIYNNGTQTELSVPLYWGVVPEEMKARVAANLNRKVEEANFHLDVGVLGAKALLNALKDNGYGVTAYKVAVQDTYPSWGWWIVNGATTLLENWDLKATRDISDNHMMFGEIGGWFFKSIGGILPDPEQPGFKNILLKPIFPQELKESSISYESPYGKILSHWKLSGNKIVYDVQIPPNATATFYPPTNVSNGNIIALKAGKHRFELELK
- a CDS encoding VOC family protein, encoding MSINHINLVVKDVDKAVNLLTDNFKFNLVVNRNSKMAVLRDNNNFVVVIWGQELNNEKDLPQYPKNFHIGFYQDDEIAVQNIFELLKDNEELKIESAPKKIRKTFGFYCYFENLMIEISVNPFNYE